From a single Planctellipticum variicoloris genomic region:
- the uvrA gene encoding excinuclease ABC subunit UvrA → MPAADIVIRGAREHNLRNVSLTLPRNQLIVMTGVSGSGKSSLAFDTLYAEGQRRYVESLSSYARQFLGQMPKPDVDTITGLAPSISIQQKTGGKNPRSTVGTITEIYDYLRVLFARVGKPACYQCGRPITAQSREQILEGVLRQPEGTKYSILAPLVQRQKGEFRDLFTDLLKQGFLRARVDGKVVQLTDDQQLDKQMRHTIDVVVDRLVAGKTPRGRVAEAVETALNLAGGKLVVEETGFGLRASGFAEEDEARPPDDLDSASSAKPEARGPIPDRLFSTDYACTHCGISYEPPSPQLFSFNSPLGMCEDCDGLGMRFDFRADRLIEDPSLSIQKGAILLLGKFSKLGRWRKHLYNGVARAIELLLGMKEGAFLKTPWEKLPAEAQRLFLQGLGDRNITFTYRHAGGDWKHGGKYAGFVNELLDDYRKTRNPMRRKQLEKSMEFIGCQSCGGARLSRQARSYRIAGFGFRASGFAEADVVETEGSPRKKRRKAQEVTGDAASESSLRSPKPETRSPFLPLSLPEVCALSIAEAAAFFSELDLDETGQFIAEEVLKEIRGRLGFLLRCGLDYLTLDRTAPTLSGGESQRIRLAGQIGCGLVGVVYILDEPSIGLHPRDNDMLLGSLQDLRDQGNTVIVVEHDEDTMRAADHIVDFGPGPGVRGGEVVAEGSLADLLQSKRSLTGQYLSGARRIEVPSVRRPGSGHAITITGATHHNLRDVTVDVPLGKLVCITGVSGSGKSSLINDIFWQVLNRELNGATGSPGAHGGMTGLEHVDKAIDIDQSPIGRTPRSNPATYVKLFDLIRDLYTQLPDSKLRGFKPGRFSFNVAGGRCEACEGHGANKLEMDFLADIWVTCPVCQGRRFTKETLEVRFKGRNIAEVLDMDVQQALEHFENLPKIRNMLQTLHDVGLDYLKLGQPSPTLSGGEAQRVKLARELGKRSTGKTVYILDEPTTGLHFVDIEHLLRVLHGFVEAGNTVVVVEHNLDVLKTADWIIDLGPEGGSGGGRIVCEGTPEEIAACEESHTGRALRSHLNLPSTVRKGRKGQKAEVVPALSSAARKTSVAHSRWQTGGVLREAVDGADQNIVVRGASQHNLQHVDILIPRDQMSVFCGPSGSGKSSLAMDTLYAEGQRRYVESLSSYARQFLGQMPKPKVEHIHGLQPSIAIEQKTVGHTPRSTVGTVTEIYDYLRVLFARLGQQYCPDCQAPVKSQTTDDVIDRLMSYPAETRVLILAPQEVTVGQQYEKLWERLREQGFRRVRIDGATYSLDEVPEIDRRRKHAVEIVVDRVTISPGGRSRLAESVEAAFDLGRGMIRAAVVDEDRPESTWKIEPFSLFRACEKCGRSFEELVPHNFSFNSPLGWCPSCEGLGTQQGTNLSALIADPTRTLSDGAVAAWPDPARNALFQQMLTVMARELDIPLDVPFSQLEPLHQRVVLYGAGDQWFSLGEGTPRKRSAKPETRSPKPVLPTKPALSFQYKGLYPAIEEASRVSFPYRQRLYELVGEVPCSACGGSRLREDAGAVRLNGKTVKQLCDLPLNQTLPFLQGLKLDARQKRIAGDLLSEAAGRLTFLVDVGLHYLTLARPLPTLSGGESQRIRLAGQIGRALTGVLYVLDEPTIGLHPSDNGRLLTALRQLRDLGNTVVMVEHDREVLEAADQLFDFGPGAGRLGGTITAHGTPKAMKRSKDSLTGKYLADREQIAIPDQRRMPSSGKEAGGTLTRLATPGGGWLELLGARQNNLRNVDLRIPLGTFTVVTGVSGSGKSSLIQDTLARAIARKLHRASEQPGPFDELHGLEHLGKLIVVDQQPLGNTPASNPATYTGVFEEIRELFARLPESKVRGYRPARFSFNRQGGRCEACEGNGQKKIEMHFLPDVWVECDVCRGQRYNAETLAVKFHGKSIADVLNLPIGEAQKLFENIPRIRGTLGVLCAIGLDYLTLGQSAPTLSGGEAQRVKLAAELARPQSGKTLYLLDEPTTGLHFDDIRKLLKILNSLVDSGNTVVVIEHNLDVIKTADWLIDIGPRAGHEGGWIVAEGTPEDVVAKSRVERPESRAGQKAKRGDGSSGSQPSTLNPQLSLTAQCLAPVLEQGARAERESFDPRSVTAKRKGDLELSQVGKGAKMPWETDGRKWHLHDRIAHNGKPCRWEGAILAQLFDAIEEESGFSAINWNNRSVVEVGGPDKLAGWFIHALTGDEWVLTVKFRVKRQLFDEAELAAALNLADFDDLDDVPVYGRAARVRVKHAKGIWDEVTLALHALTDVATPAFEKFFAQARESFLELAQPEQQDLDELMPWKKLGRKWHMMRKGFLKGKVLWEPTVLEEIVTLIESLDPDLKWDWKQKVLVKIARGSRAIATIVTKRPAGVDLVLDVPLGAIPLGRVSGLGVDPAVESHKEGRDSVCLRFTTTQHVAVPGLKDVLSAWLAASR, encoded by the coding sequence ATGCCCGCAGCCGACATCGTGATTCGCGGCGCCCGCGAACACAATCTGCGCAACGTCAGTCTGACGTTGCCCCGCAATCAGCTCATCGTCATGACGGGGGTCAGCGGCAGCGGCAAGAGCTCGCTGGCCTTCGACACGCTCTATGCCGAAGGTCAGAGACGGTACGTCGAATCGCTGTCGAGCTATGCCCGGCAGTTTCTCGGGCAGATGCCCAAGCCCGACGTCGACACGATCACCGGTCTGGCGCCGTCGATTTCGATTCAGCAGAAGACGGGCGGGAAGAATCCCCGCAGCACGGTCGGCACGATCACCGAGATCTACGACTATCTCCGCGTGCTCTTCGCCCGCGTCGGCAAGCCGGCCTGCTACCAGTGCGGGCGGCCGATTACGGCTCAGAGCCGGGAGCAGATTTTGGAGGGGGTTCTCCGGCAGCCGGAGGGGACGAAGTACTCAATTCTCGCGCCGCTCGTGCAGCGGCAGAAGGGGGAGTTCCGCGACCTCTTCACGGATCTGTTGAAACAGGGTTTTCTGCGTGCCCGCGTCGATGGCAAGGTGGTGCAGCTCACCGACGATCAGCAGCTCGACAAGCAGATGCGGCACACGATCGACGTGGTCGTCGACCGGCTGGTCGCCGGGAAGACGCCGCGCGGCCGGGTGGCGGAGGCGGTCGAGACGGCGTTGAATCTGGCGGGCGGGAAGCTGGTGGTGGAGGAGACGGGCTTCGGGCTTCGGGCTTCGGGCTTCGCGGAGGAAGACGAGGCGCGGCCGCCCGACGACTTGGATTCCGCAAGTTCTGCGAAGCCCGAAGCCCGAGGCCCGATACCCGATCGGCTGTTTTCCACCGACTACGCCTGCACGCACTGCGGGATCAGCTACGAGCCTCCTTCGCCGCAGCTTTTCAGCTTCAACAGCCCGCTGGGGATGTGCGAGGACTGCGACGGGCTCGGGATGCGGTTCGATTTCCGGGCCGACCGGCTGATTGAAGATCCCTCGCTGTCGATTCAGAAGGGGGCGATCCTGCTGCTGGGGAAGTTCAGCAAGCTTGGGCGCTGGCGGAAGCACCTCTACAACGGCGTCGCCCGCGCCATCGAGCTGCTGCTGGGCATGAAGGAGGGCGCCTTCCTGAAAACGCCTTGGGAGAAACTGCCGGCGGAAGCGCAGCGGCTGTTTCTGCAGGGTCTGGGCGACCGCAACATTACGTTTACCTATCGCCATGCGGGAGGAGACTGGAAGCACGGGGGGAAGTACGCGGGATTCGTCAACGAGCTGCTCGACGACTACCGCAAGACCCGCAATCCGATGCGGCGCAAGCAGCTCGAAAAATCTATGGAGTTTATCGGGTGCCAGTCGTGCGGCGGGGCGAGGTTGAGCCGGCAGGCGAGGAGCTACCGGATTGCGGGCTTCGGGTTTCGGGCTTCGGGCTTCGCAGAGGCCGATGTCGTTGAAACCGAGGGTTCTCCTCGGAAGAAGAGGCGGAAGGCTCAAGAGGTCACGGGTGACGCCGCTTCCGAATCTTCTCTGCGAAGCCCGAAGCCCGAAACCCGAAGCCCGTTCCTCCCACTCTCCCTCCCCGAAGTTTGTGCGCTCAGTATCGCCGAGGCTGCGGCTTTCTTTTCCGAGCTCGACCTCGACGAGACAGGGCAGTTCATCGCTGAGGAAGTCCTCAAGGAGATTCGCGGCCGGCTGGGATTTCTGCTGCGCTGCGGGCTCGACTATCTGACGCTCGACCGGACGGCTCCGACGCTGTCGGGGGGCGAGAGCCAGCGGATCCGGCTCGCCGGGCAGATCGGCTGCGGGCTGGTCGGCGTGGTCTACATTCTGGACGAGCCCTCGATCGGCCTGCACCCCCGTGACAACGACATGCTCCTGGGGAGCCTGCAGGATCTGCGCGACCAGGGGAATACCGTCATTGTCGTTGAACATGACGAAGACACGATGCGGGCCGCCGACCACATCGTCGACTTTGGCCCTGGCCCCGGCGTACGGGGGGGCGAAGTCGTCGCCGAGGGGAGTCTGGCGGACCTGCTGCAGTCGAAGCGAAGCCTGACGGGGCAGTATCTTTCCGGCGCCCGGCGGATCGAAGTTCCGTCCGTCCGCCGTCCCGGCAGCGGCCACGCGATTACGATCACGGGCGCGACTCACCACAATCTGCGGGACGTGACCGTCGACGTTCCGCTCGGAAAGCTGGTCTGCATCACTGGCGTCAGCGGCTCGGGGAAGAGCTCGCTGATCAATGACATTTTCTGGCAGGTGCTCAATCGGGAACTGAATGGCGCGACCGGTTCGCCGGGCGCCCACGGCGGAATGACCGGACTGGAGCATGTCGACAAGGCGATCGACATCGACCAGTCGCCGATCGGGCGGACGCCCCGGTCGAATCCCGCGACGTACGTGAAGCTGTTCGACCTGATTCGCGATCTTTATACGCAACTTCCGGATTCGAAGCTGCGGGGTTTCAAGCCGGGCCGGTTCAGCTTCAATGTGGCCGGCGGCCGATGCGAAGCTTGCGAAGGCCACGGCGCGAACAAGCTGGAGATGGATTTCCTGGCGGACATCTGGGTGACCTGTCCGGTCTGCCAGGGGCGACGGTTCACGAAGGAGACGCTGGAGGTTCGCTTCAAGGGGCGGAACATCGCAGAAGTACTCGACATGGACGTCCAGCAGGCGCTGGAACACTTCGAGAACCTGCCCAAGATCCGCAACATGCTGCAGACGCTGCACGACGTGGGGCTGGATTATCTGAAGCTGGGGCAGCCGTCTCCGACGCTTTCGGGGGGCGAGGCTCAGCGGGTGAAACTGGCGCGGGAGCTGGGGAAACGCTCGACCGGGAAGACGGTCTACATTCTCGACGAGCCGACCACCGGGCTGCACTTCGTCGACATTGAGCACCTGCTGCGCGTGCTGCACGGGTTCGTCGAGGCCGGGAATACGGTGGTGGTCGTCGAGCACAATCTCGACGTTCTGAAGACGGCGGACTGGATCATCGATCTTGGTCCGGAAGGGGGCTCGGGGGGGGGCCGGATCGTCTGCGAGGGAACGCCCGAGGAGATTGCGGCGTGCGAGGAATCGCATACGGGTCGCGCCTTGCGTTCGCATCTGAACCTCCCCTCGACAGTGAGGAAGGGACGCAAGGGCCAGAAGGCGGAGGTTGTGCCGGCGTTGTCGAGTGCAGCCCGGAAGACGTCGGTGGCCCATTCGCGCTGGCAGACGGGTGGAGTGCTGCGCGAAGCGGTTGACGGGGCCGATCAGAATATCGTCGTCCGCGGGGCGTCGCAGCACAATCTGCAGCACGTGGACATCCTGATCCCGCGCGATCAGATGTCGGTCTTTTGCGGTCCGAGCGGCTCGGGGAAGTCGTCGCTGGCGATGGACACGCTGTATGCCGAGGGGCAGCGGCGGTATGTCGAGTCACTCTCCAGCTACGCCCGGCAGTTTCTGGGTCAGATGCCCAAGCCGAAGGTTGAGCACATCCACGGGCTGCAGCCTTCGATCGCCATCGAGCAGAAGACCGTCGGTCATACGCCCCGTTCGACGGTCGGTACGGTCACCGAGATCTACGATTATCTGCGGGTCCTTTTTGCCCGCCTGGGGCAGCAGTATTGTCCCGATTGTCAGGCGCCGGTGAAGTCGCAGACGACCGACGACGTGATCGACCGGCTGATGAGTTATCCGGCGGAGACGCGGGTTCTGATCCTGGCTCCGCAGGAGGTGACGGTCGGTCAGCAGTACGAGAAACTGTGGGAGCGGCTGCGCGAGCAGGGGTTCCGGCGGGTCCGCATTGACGGTGCGACGTATAGTCTCGATGAGGTTCCGGAGATCGACCGCCGGCGGAAACATGCGGTGGAGATCGTGGTCGATCGCGTCACCATCTCTCCGGGCGGTCGATCGCGGCTGGCGGAGTCGGTTGAGGCGGCGTTTGATCTGGGGCGGGGGATGATCCGGGCCGCGGTGGTTGACGAAGACCGGCCGGAGTCTACGTGGAAAATTGAGCCGTTCAGCCTGTTCCGTGCCTGCGAGAAGTGCGGGCGGAGTTTTGAGGAACTGGTTCCGCACAACTTTTCGTTCAACAGCCCGCTCGGCTGGTGTCCGTCGTGTGAGGGGCTGGGGACACAGCAGGGGACGAACCTGTCCGCGCTGATCGCCGATCCGACGCGGACGCTGTCGGATGGCGCGGTCGCGGCGTGGCCCGATCCGGCTCGCAACGCCCTGTTTCAGCAGATGCTGACGGTGATGGCCCGCGAGCTGGATATTCCGCTGGATGTGCCGTTCTCGCAGCTCGAACCGCTGCACCAGCGCGTCGTCCTCTACGGCGCCGGCGACCAGTGGTTCTCGCTTGGAGAGGGAACGCCCAGGAAGCGCTCTGCGAAGCCCGAAACCCGAAGCCCGAAGCCCGTTCTCCCCACGAAGCCCGCCCTCTCGTTTCAGTACAAAGGTCTCTACCCTGCCATCGAGGAGGCGTCGCGCGTGTCGTTTCCGTACCGGCAGCGGCTCTACGAACTGGTGGGCGAAGTTCCGTGCTCGGCGTGTGGCGGGAGCCGGTTGCGGGAGGACGCCGGGGCGGTGCGGCTCAACGGGAAGACCGTCAAGCAGCTCTGCGACCTGCCGCTGAATCAGACGTTGCCGTTTCTTCAGGGGCTGAAACTCGACGCCCGGCAGAAGCGGATTGCGGGCGACCTGCTGAGTGAAGCCGCCGGCCGGCTGACGTTCCTCGTTGATGTCGGCCTGCATTACCTGACGCTGGCGCGGCCGCTGCCGACGCTGTCGGGGGGGGAGTCGCAGCGGATCCGCCTGGCGGGACAGATTGGTCGGGCACTGACCGGCGTGCTGTATGTGCTCGACGAGCCGACGATCGGCCTGCATCCGTCGGACAACGGTCGGCTGTTGACGGCGCTCCGGCAGCTCCGGGATCTCGGCAACACGGTGGTGATGGTCGAGCACGATCGGGAAGTCCTGGAAGCCGCCGACCAGCTCTTTGACTTTGGTCCGGGCGCCGGGCGACTCGGCGGCACGATCACCGCCCACGGCACGCCCAAGGCGATGAAGCGCTCGAAGGATTCGCTCACCGGCAAGTACCTTGCCGACCGCGAGCAGATCGCCATTCCGGACCAGCGACGAATGCCATCCAGCGGCAAGGAAGCGGGGGGCACGTTGACCCGGCTGGCCACGCCGGGCGGCGGCTGGCTGGAACTGCTTGGTGCGCGGCAGAACAATCTGCGCAACGTCGACCTGCGGATTCCGCTGGGGACGTTCACGGTGGTGACCGGCGTCAGCGGTTCGGGGAAGAGCTCGCTGATCCAGGATACGCTGGCGCGGGCGATCGCCCGGAAGCTGCATCGGGCGTCCGAGCAGCCGGGGCCGTTCGACGAACTGCACGGCCTGGAGCACCTCGGCAAGCTGATCGTCGTCGATCAACAGCCGCTGGGGAATACGCCGGCGTCGAATCCCGCCACCTACACCGGCGTCTTTGAAGAGATCCGTGAGCTGTTCGCCCGGTTGCCGGAATCCAAGGTCCGCGGATATCGCCCGGCCCGGTTCAGCTTCAATCGTCAGGGGGGGCGTTGCGAGGCCTGCGAGGGGAACGGCCAGAAGAAGATCGAGATGCACTTCCTGCCCGACGTGTGGGTCGAGTGCGACGTCTGCCGGGGCCAGCGATACAACGCCGAAACCCTCGCGGTCAAATTCCACGGCAAGAGCATTGCGGACGTCCTCAACCTGCCGATCGGCGAGGCTCAGAAGCTGTTCGAGAACATTCCGCGCATTCGCGGGACGCTGGGCGTGCTGTGCGCGATCGGCCTCGATTATCTGACGCTCGGGCAGTCCGCCCCGACGCTGTCGGGAGGCGAAGCGCAGCGGGTGAAGCTGGCCGCCGAGCTGGCCCGGCCGCAATCCGGCAAGACGCTCTACCTGCTGGACGAGCCGACGACCGGCCTGCATTTTGACGACATCCGCAAGCTGCTCAAGATTCTCAACAGTCTGGTGGACTCCGGGAACACCGTGGTCGTGATCGAGCACAACCTCGACGTCATCAAGACGGCGGACTGGCTGATCGACATCGGCCCGCGGGCCGGGCATGAAGGGGGCTGGATCGTTGCAGAGGGGACTCCCGAGGACGTGGTGGCGAAGTCGAGAGTCGAGCGTCCAGAGTCGAGAGCCGGACAGAAGGCCAAGCGCGGCGATGGGTCGTCGGGCTCTCAACCCTCAACTCTCAACCCTCAACTCTCCCTCACCGCTCAATGCCTGGCCCCGGTGCTGGAACAGGGAGCCCGGGCGGAGCGGGAGTCGTTCGATCCCCGCTCCGTCACGGCGAAGCGCAAGGGTGATCTCGAACTCTCGCAGGTCGGCAAGGGGGCGAAAATGCCCTGGGAGACTGACGGCCGCAAGTGGCACCTGCACGATCGCATCGCTCATAACGGCAAGCCCTGCCGCTGGGAAGGAGCGATTCTGGCGCAGCTCTTCGACGCCATTGAAGAAGAGTCGGGGTTTTCGGCGATTAACTGGAACAATCGCAGCGTCGTGGAAGTCGGCGGACCGGACAAGCTCGCCGGGTGGTTCATTCACGCCCTCACCGGCGATGAATGGGTGCTGACGGTGAAGTTCCGCGTCAAGCGGCAACTGTTTGACGAAGCCGAGCTTGCCGCCGCTCTGAATCTCGCGGACTTCGACGATCTGGACGACGTTCCGGTCTACGGGCGGGCTGCGCGCGTCCGCGTGAAGCATGCGAAAGGGATCTGGGATGAAGTGACGCTGGCGCTGCATGCGTTGACCGACGTCGCGACCCCTGCCTTTGAAAAGTTCTTCGCGCAGGCTCGCGAGTCGTTTCTGGAGCTGGCCCAGCCCGAGCAGCAGGACCTCGACGAGCTGATGCCCTGGAAGAAGCTCGGCCGCAAGTGGCACATGATGCGGAAGGGATTCCTGAAGGGAAAAGTCCTCTGGGAACCGACGGTGCTGGAAGAGATCGTGACGCTGATCGAGTCGCTCGACCCTGATCTGAAGTGGGACTGGAAGCAGAAGGTCCTCGTGAAAATCGCTCGCGGCTCGCGCGCCATCGCCACCATCGTCACCAAGCGCCCCGCCGGAGTCGACCTGGTCCTCGACGTCCCGCTCGGGGCCATTCCACTGGGGAGGGTTTCGGGGCTGGGGGTCGACCCGGCCGTCGAATCTCACAAGGAGGGACGCGATTCCGTCTGCCTGCGGTTCACCACCACGCAACACGTCGCCGTCCCGGGGCTGAAGGACGTCCTCTCGGCGTGGCTGGCGGCGAGTCGCTGA
- a CDS encoding alpha/beta hydrolase family protein, giving the protein MLHRLLFSLLIISSSLSFTRGAEPASTFQARDTLSVGKETSADAQACLDGLCWTPTTFDVTLEPPRDHGGMEAYVRFPSPRPSGNAINDLVSMEWYPALDADRKRMRAPAVVVVHESGSQMEVGRLFAKALAARKVHAFLIQLPYYGPRKPEGFSRDADNVLPALRQAVADVRRARDAVAVLPDVDGAHVSLQGTSLGGFVTASVAGLDAGYQRIFIMLAGGDLYGVITNGTREAAQLRELLEKKGYTGERLREIILPIEPLRLAHRIRPDVTWIYSADKDQVVPLQNVQRLADAAKLPADHHVTLWGDHYKVIVYFPVIIEHIDQRLSRPE; this is encoded by the coding sequence ATGCTCCACCGCCTGCTGTTTTCGCTGTTGATCATCTCTTCCAGCCTCTCCTTCACGCGCGGCGCCGAACCGGCCTCCACATTTCAGGCGCGAGACACCTTGTCGGTCGGCAAGGAAACGTCCGCCGATGCGCAAGCCTGTCTCGACGGGCTCTGCTGGACGCCGACAACCTTCGACGTCACGCTCGAACCCCCGCGCGATCACGGCGGCATGGAAGCCTACGTCCGCTTTCCCTCTCCCCGACCCAGCGGCAATGCCATCAACGACCTGGTGTCGATGGAGTGGTATCCGGCTCTGGATGCTGACCGCAAACGGATGCGGGCGCCGGCTGTCGTCGTGGTCCACGAGTCCGGCTCCCAGATGGAAGTCGGCCGGCTGTTCGCCAAAGCACTCGCCGCCCGGAAAGTCCACGCCTTCCTGATCCAGCTCCCCTACTACGGACCGCGGAAGCCCGAGGGCTTCAGCCGCGACGCCGACAACGTCCTCCCCGCGCTCCGGCAGGCGGTCGCCGACGTCCGGCGGGCGCGCGACGCGGTCGCTGTGCTCCCCGACGTCGACGGCGCGCACGTGAGCCTGCAGGGAACGAGCCTGGGGGGCTTCGTGACGGCCTCCGTCGCCGGACTCGACGCCGGCTACCAGCGGATTTTCATCATGCTGGCCGGGGGAGACCTCTACGGCGTCATCACCAACGGCACGCGCGAAGCAGCCCAGCTCCGCGAACTGCTGGAGAAGAAGGGTTACACGGGCGAGCGACTGCGGGAGATCATCCTGCCCATCGAGCCGTTGCGCCTGGCGCACCGGATTCGACCCGACGTCACCTGGATCTACTCCGCAGACAAGGATCAGGTCGTACCGCTGCAGAACGTCCAGCGACTGGCGGACGCCGCGAAGCTCCCCGCCGACCATCACGTCACGCTCTGGGGCGACCACTACAAAGTGATCGTCTACTTTCCAGTGATCATCGAACACATCGACCAGCGTTTGAGCCGCCCGGAGTAG